From the Diadema setosum chromosome 3, eeDiaSeto1, whole genome shotgun sequence genome, the window GAATAATGTGAAAGATGTACAGTATCTGATGCActgtgcacacacatacacacactcacacacacacaaagaagataCGTTTGTCATTCGATAAATACTATAGGTCTTTACTCACAATACGAACCAACAATTTTTATCGTATTGGATTTAAGTTGGGGAATTGCCACTGTTTCCCCAGATGAAAGATATAATAATATGAATTGTCTCATTCAGTCACTGCAACAAGCTTTATATAGGTTTTACTCCCTACGATGAAAAACGTTCCCACTTTGGATCGTAATAGTTCAAAAACAACATGCCTGGTATAGTGTACAAATAGTTGGAGATGATTTGACTACGAAAGCAAAAATCAGGTTCATTGATCCATAATTGATTtcaaagttaggttccagattctGCTCAAATCTTaatcctctgtacaaaactCGAACTTTACACAGGTACCAATGACGTGGATGTCAGTGTGTGCTTacatgaccctgaacaataggcatgaataccaccttttcagagctctgctgactattCGTATAGGCTTACGGACTCTTGCTACAAGGCACATGAACGCTTTACTAATAATTCATGGTATGGTGGATTGCCCTTTGTACTATACTAGACTGAATAATGTAAATGGTAAAAGGTagaatagggcctacattcACACGGAAAAAGTAAAACGCGTTTCCATGTGcttacatacagtacatttcataaattttataaagcattcaaaccctggccattgtccAGGACCATTGTCGTAATTGGTATTAACCACACACTCGCATACACATCAATATTGACCCCTGTTCAGAGGGTTGAAACAGAGGAAATCTAAAGATACTTAACTCGAGAACTAATCTCCAATCTACTGAAACTGATTAATGCTTTCGTTTCAGGCCTCAAACAAAATTGTCCACTCTTCAGCTGTTGCTCATATCAATgccagtgttatctgatgtatagtgtTCAAAACCgggaattttgttgttgttgttgttgttgttgttgttgttgctgttgttgtttctgtaACACCTAGTGCCAGCGTTCACCGCTCTTGAAACCGTTTTGTAAAAATCCTCGATTTGTAAAGGTCTGCAGAGGTATTAGCGACTATGCACACCCATACACAAATAAACTTCACTTTTTATTAATGTCAAACACTGTGTCGCTATCATGTTAACAGCATACAAACTAATTGTTAGTTGAGTTAGGTGGGGGTATTAATCCCCGAGTGATaatttatttttgatttgtacGCATGGGCTAtacattttctatttttatgCTGATGAGAATGATGATTATTGTTTGCGAGGTCAAAGGtttagcaggggcggatccaggaattctgtaaagggggggggggtgactatTATATTTcttgtgccacttccgggtttcatttctttttttgtttttgtttttctttctttttttttgttcttaacgaaaaataaagggggagcGTGCGCCAGTTGCGCCCCCTCTGTTTAATGGATCCGTCACTGTTTAGTGTTGGGGGTCGGGTGGTGATCCAGAAATCTCTGAGATTAATGTTGAAGTTGtattttttcactatttttcaGTTTTTGAAATAATAATGTATGACTATGATTGCAAATGTACTATTCTATATTTATTTCACAAGGCGTGCTCTGGGCCATGACGTCAATAGTTGCATGATTATATtggaattttattttgtttttcatgttttgaagtTTGATGGTGGCCATGACGTAAAGGGGTGGGGATCACGGGTTGAGTGATAATTTTCTAGTTTTTAATGACTGTTAACTATTTCATAGGGGCAACATAACTATGTGAGTTCACGTGCTTATGGGCAATAGTAAATGTCTTTATATACTTTTGTGTGCCCTGGCCCTCATGTCGTctccatttatttcattttcattttgtgtaacgtGTACGGTATATTTTATTCCTTCGTAATGGTCATTCTGGTTTTTGCttcatgtttgtaatgtttatgatatCGATCTTCTATTCTTTACCTGATCGAATAAGTGAAAATGACGATTATTCATTCGCGTGCACAGTGTAGCAATAACTATTCAAtcacgtgtgtgtgtgaatcaGCAGTGTTCGATTCGGTTGAACGACAAAGAGTTAAATGTGCCGCGAAACTGTTTACGCACTGTAAcaatgttcagaaaaagaaagatagatatcgTAGGTCTTCTTTtatgtctttttgtttgtgttaaaTAAGAAATGACCTTGCACATAGATTACGAGTAATAAAGAGTAGGCGTAACAGCCAGTATGATAATCGGACACACTATGTATAGGCCTTGCATAATGATATCCCAGTAAATTTTTCAGCGGAACTAAGGTCGTGTGGGAGATTTCGTAAATAAGCTATACAAACaagcacaaaagaaaaagaaggaaaaattatctgcatatttgaaataaataagaagAAGCTTATTCACTCGAAAACTATATGCTAAGATAAATGTTTTAAGAGtccaatatgattaatattaaaggggatggctagtaaccgatcagtgggaatcagtgggaatgctgagggatgattgttccagtcctatatgggattcatttaagagtacattataaatctactgttgtatgaaaattatttgcttcagaacggtctcatattcaagtaatgtgcagattaatgccccgtcactgaccagggacgctaacctggaaatattaaactgcacattacttaaatatgagaccattctgaagcgaATAatgttcacacaacaatagatatattatgtactcttaaatgaatcccacaaggattggaacaatcatcctccagattcccactgattaccaccgatcagttactagccatcccctttaatcatGTTATCTATTTAGATTATTCAATCATGCCTTTATTGGCGGAAGCAAAACAAGGAAGAGCGACAGAATTTGTTGTCTATCAGGGACTTTCGAACAGATCTTATACTAATTTGTCTTACCGTATATGAATTCCATGCGATTTCCCCCTTTCAATATTCATTCTTTGTATAGGATTCCCTGACtagacttaaagggactgtacagtactggttgaggtggggattcatgttttggaCATTCCTAtaaaagtgagataatgagaaacctgttatgaattatgaaagagcatgtaattttaagaaggattcaacgtttatttgatgaaaattggttttcaaatggctgagatttcaagaaaaaaaaagtgaatgataaaaggcgacagtccacgccttttattaggatctctttgtttcaacttgtttttgtacatctcagccatttcaaaaccgattctcatcaaataaacttttgatatcccttagaattgcatgctctttgacggCTCATATcaagagtggtttctgaatatctcgcaaaaggttaaagctaaatcctcacctcgaccagaactatacacaccctttaaacctTTGTAAGGTATTCTCTATAAATACGACAACAGTGTCCCCCATTCTACACATGACAAACACACATGACAGACACATGAAAGTACTAAAAACAATCATCATATTATCACAAGGGGCTTCCAGGGACACGAATGGACCTAAATCTGTCATGGCTCACTAATTGCACTTTTTACAAATACTAGTAGTATGCGTCTCTTTATACTGTTGTTTGCTCCCCTATGTTCCAAGTGTAATGCTAAATAttaaaatatgattttgtactagtattatttttttcactcCGAGGGGCTCTATGACGTCTCTGTTTAATTAAAAAATCAAATGTACACTTTATTCATAATCTCAGATTATTTAAAGATTATAATTTAATTCATTTGTATGTTGACGTTTGAAAGGAATATACATGCTTGTACAAATTCTACATCACCAACGCAGTGTAAcgtttcagtttaatttgaaaaaaaaaaaaaaatgaatgttcatATTAGCCAGAATCATGGTACTTTGTAAAGGTTATCTATACACCAGAATTGATATTAGTTATTTGTAATACTATGTTGAAGTTCGAAGGAATCATAATATACTGAATGAAAGGAAGATCATTcagaggggagaaaaaaaaacaccgttATGTAATTTGACCTTTAAGACTTCGAAATCTAAGCGCTTCTTTCTTACCTCAGAAAGAACTTATGCACCCAAGAAATAAGTTACTATTGTAAAAAATCGTTTATCCGTTTTCAAGATAGCTTTAAACACACGAACAGACAAACGAGCATACgaagagacagacaaacatcaTGGAAccgaaaacaagcaaaactttcACATGCCGGCGGAGGTTTAAAAAGGGGACAAAGATGCAAAACAGACCAATGACACCTACACTGGCCGCATGATAGACAGACACAGCTCTATCAGCTTCGATCGCTCTGTGCACGCCATGCAGATCGAGTTAGCATTATGACCTGTGATGGGTACGTTTTGTTTTCTCGCTCGAAGGAACATCGGCGTCGGTGGTGGCGGCTGTATAGTTCACTGTTTACCGAGCAATGCTGCAATAGCAAAGAGgaatgaaaaattgtgttcGATATAGTTCCCGATGAAGGTGGATGTTTTTCGGTCACAATACTCCAAAGACAATGACCAGCCTCTTCACAAACGAGACCAACATGAAGTGATCTATTATGACCGTGCAtcgcaaaacaaacaaaaagtcgcacgctcTGATTTTGTGataggactgaaaataggtgaaccGAGTCAACCCAGCCAatctttattttctgaaagagcaaattttcgTCTATATAATTATCATACCAGAGTTTGGGATCAGAAAGTGAACAGGAAACTGTGTTTTTAGTAGGTTTTCTCGAATACTTTTTAGCATAAGAATGTGATTAGGTGTTCCTCATAATGTCTCATGGAgtcctctttttattttgtaaaaaccCTGCCcatctcttcactttcaactcagtaacttttgaaagaatcaTGCTACTGCTTTGTAAGTCGACATCAATTATTTACATGTGTTGACGAAGCATGCTGAACTTCAGCTTCATCTAAGGgtccatcactttttttttctccgttgatttaacatcctgttttttgttccatccATTGCACAGATATCACGGCTTGGTAATGATTAAACACTTGAATACACTCTGTACTTttgagcctcttttctcagttcacattttccagagtgtatactttctttccaatattatgATAGGTTATAGGAGAgtctatttgaattgagttctacatcattttaaagcgtaACTAAAAATCagtgtctggcgactttttgttggttttgtgatgcagggtcacagtTATCATGGTGACTACAATCGCTTATCCGATGTGCAAGAAATTAGGCTgtataaataaaaagaagaaattgctTCAATCACAAGCTCATCCATGTCAAGCGCATGTCCTAACAGTTTAAGTAAATCGATGCCGTGTGGATAACCTTCTCGTTGTCATCTATTATTTTCGGACGATGATACTATAACCATTAATCTCTTTCAAATCCAATAAAAactgaaaagcaaaacaaaaacaaaaggaaaaaggtCCAGGTTTACTTTTCTTCGGTGAGCATCTTTCTGATTTGGAGGTGGGGAAAAAGCATATCCGCTATAATTATGCATCATCATTACATGGATATTAATATTCTAAACATATTACATCTCATCTCATATCAGCTTTCATGCAAGACAAAATGGATCTACAATTATTCATTTTAATCCAATATCCCTGCAATCCAATATTTCGCGCATTCCCGTACTTGGTATTTCCTATTTCGTCAAGAGACACACTCCTGAAAACCAAGATGAAGAGACGGGCGGTGGAGGATgggaggaagggggaggggatgtgGGATGTGGGGACtttaatttttgattttttttctctctttgtaaGATAGAAGAAAATTAATAACAATGGGCGCAACCCCCTTTAGttttctggggttttttttatttttgcttcgttcgtttgtttgtttgtttgttttttgtttgttttgtctcctttgcttgtcagctgattaattTATATCCTTTTGTCGAGGCCCTCTGgttgtatggtgaagagagcccagccgaGTGTGGTTGCTGTTGCGCTCAATAcggggctcgcttcgctcgtgCGTTACATCTAGAGGGTATTGACAAAAGGCTAATTAAAGaatggcaccagaaatataaattGCTTTGCTCCCCCtgtatggaattcctggatccgacCGCGACAGAGTGCTCATGGAAAATAAATGcctttttttctataaaaaaagaaagaaaaaaaagttacatacTGTGATTTGATGTTCCCAAACATTCCTTTTATCGTGGTTGTAAAGAGCATTGACTATTGCATTGACTCAAACGATTTAAAGGGACGCCaagtatttttttcctttccaaaACCCTTCAATAAGTATGTATCATGTTcatgtattttgctttgttttactttttcttattgGAAATATCCAGCCTCATGACTCAAAGGAAGAAAATTGCGGAGAAAAGGGATTGCTGCGGCACTCGTCGCTATGGTTACGGGCGCGTCATCTTCTTCGCCAGATTCGCCTACTTTCTACTCCAGACTGGCCTGATGGAATCATTCGGGGTTCTGCTCCCGGGACTGAGGGATTACTATGAGGTGTCTAACGCCACCATCGGGTTCATCACATCCCTCTCCATTACAACCATGTACCTCGGAGGTTAGTCACGTGGTAGCAACCCTCATTCTTGGTCttaatgttaaagggatggcacagtttcggttgaggtgggacttcaggtttccaacgtttttagatgatgagaaacctcttatgaaatatgaaagattataataaattccaagaggaattcaaagtttatttgataaaaataggttttcaaatggctgactGAGaatgatatccaaaacaattaggTGATCCTTAGAATCGccttgtttcactttgttttggaaaatctcagccatttcgaaaccaagtttcatcaaataaactttgcattctgtatgctctttaacattcatacagtggtttctagtatgtcacaaaaagttaaaagctgaatcctcacctcaaccaatactatgccatcccttaGACCACtttgataattattatttctcCATCGTtacaccaaggaggttcaagacaTAAAGTCACAACAACATCCTTATTCCCTTGATCTTTAATGTGTCATGCCGATGTGACtcaatgatatttattatatttgaacattttatattgatatcaaatactgaacaatttatgaaatatttgtcaAAGTAGATCTGCCCCACAGATAGAAAGACAAGGATTCCCTTGTCATTGCGCGATGTCCAATCACTTTCTAAGGGAAATGGTGGTttatataaataataatgatgatatggaTTTTAATCGAATGATTGGAGAAGAGCAATCACGTGGCAAGTCTTTCATTTTGCCTTAAGATGCCCAGCCCTGCGGGCATATAGGGTTTTGCTCACGACCGGTGCTAATGACCGCTAATAAACGTCCGCTCAGAGATATCATCGCTCAAAGTGATACATTTTACCTATCACACATTTTCACTCTGGTTATCATTATACAACTGTAATTATAATTATCACTGTTGTTTACGTCAACAACTAACTGACCCTCAATGATGTCATCAGCTCTTATCTAGTCCTAAATCCATGAAGTTTATCGCTCATATTATCCTGCAGTTCCGGTGGTTAAAGTTGTACTTAGTCAGGTAAAGCATCCTCGTTTCGTGACGTCACTTTGTGGACTAGTTGCAGGCGTGGCTTTCATCTCGACGGCCTTTGTAAAAAACGTTTACATCTTTGCCACTCTCTTCCTTATCATGGGTGAGTCACTTAATTGAGTCACGTGAtcgactctttttttttctggtatcAAACCTTGAAGTCCTAGATTTACTCTCCGTCTTTTTGTACTACTTTTGATAGTTTGCAGCGTTGACCTGTAATGCAGACTTTCTGCTGTGCagcaaaaaatcacctattcaAATTTCTTTCGTTTATTGTCAATGACGTCATTGTATCTGaatgtataaagaaaaaaaaatatctacttCCATTTTGAGCAGGTTTTCGGTGATTATGGGCTAAAGGTGTTTTCTTCATCCATAGTATAGCCTCTTCAATGTTGCATCTGCTTTACCACAGGGCCTGCCATTATTATTGTCCTATAGCGTTggcaggtacccatttatacattAATCTTGGGTCTGGAGGGACAGGACgtgtgggtaaaacatcttatCCAAGAACGTAAGCACTAAGGGGGGAATCAAAAAAGGTCCTCCAATTGGGAGTCGTTATAGTCATACACCACATTTCCTTTAGCCCGCAGTATCACCAAATTGCACAACAAATGCATGGCGACACGAAACCGCCGAAAGCACCAGAAGGGAAGAGTTTTACCCCGATCTGCAATTCCATTCAAAACGATCGTCCTTCAAGATAACCTGCCACGTGCCATGGTTCTGTTGTCTCATTATTCTAAAGAAACCTACAGATTGGCGGGGGGAGGGGTCTACCgaaaagacaaaaattaaaAGTCCtcacctccctccccccccccaaaaaaaaaaaaaatgaagtaaagagTGAAATATTTGTCTTTGCAATGTTTCTTCTGTGTTTGCTAAGGTTTCCTTCTCTTCCAGGCCTTTCTTCCGCGTTCTTGAATCTGCGAACCTTTGAACTCCTCTACGAATActttcccgacgatttcgcctTCATCAGCGGAATCAGCGTCATCAGCATGCCGATTGGGGAAGCTCTCGCTCCCGCCTTGACTGAGAGAATCTTGACTGCCTACGGGCTGCACTGGGCTGTTCTCATCAACGGTGCCTTGTTCCTCAACATGTTCCCTATCGGCATTTCCCTGAAAACCAAAAGTCCCTCGAAGGGATATGAGGAACCCACGACTAAGAGTGCTGAGGAAGAGTCCCTACTCCCTCGAAGCGGGGATCATAATGGGTTCGTTCGAAACGGCAGCTTGAGACGCGGGAGGTCGAGTTCGCATGGGCAGAGTAACCACCGCAGCAGATCTTCGAGCGCGGAGGAAAATGCAGGATACTCTTTGTCTAGCGCCCTCACGGCTGTCTCAAAATTCACCCACCTCGACGTCCTGGCTAAAGAACCCATCTTCACGGCCTTCCTTCTGCCCAGCGTCTCCCTGACCTATCTCACCATCTGCGGCTGGACTTTCTTCGTCGTCGTCTATGCCTTGTCAGAAGGGATTGAGATATCGCGCGGGGCGTTCCTCCTTCCAGCTGGCGCTCTCGGAGGCTTCCTGTCGTCGTGTATCTTTTGTTGCATTCTCTGTTGGAGAGAATCATGGTGCCCTTACCTCTATCTTGGGAGTCTTCTCCTCGCTGCATTCGGTTTTTTCATCCAGGTGCTCAACTCGTCCTACATCTACCTCCTCGTGACGTCATTCATCATCGGCTTCGGCCTGTGCGGCGGGAACGTTACCTCGGAGGCGATGATAGCATGGTTGGTTGAGCCGGAAAACGTCCCTGATGCCTGCAATCCCTTCCTCTTTGTTATAGGACTCGCCTATCTCTTTTCTGGCTATATGACAGGTAGGCAAGACATAAATTGCGATAAAAATACAGACGTGATATCATAATGAGGCGATTTTAAAAGTTAAGACCAATATTTCAGCAGAATCAAATTTATCTATCATGgcaaaacaatgacaatgacatgcAGGAACCGCAAAACGCGACATTataatagccgggttcacacgtacatcaattagcgggatacaaatctcgagatttgcatcgcgatcgtcatcccgagttttttgcacgtgtggacagaaaaaacccgaaaattagcgggataagcatcgcgatgctaatcccaagaaatcttgcgctggttcgccaattagcgggataattggccccgcgctggtacgtgtgaacggtcgggattcactggcgtagccagggggggggggcgatgggggcggtcgccccccctaagatttggaccgaggagttgggaggcggaaaaaaaaaatgcgtgtatactgtatgcatgcacatgaagcgggtctcctttgcaacctttcatcaaataagatatttcttttttaatatttcactcaaagtgtgcaccagatcgttgaatttcaattcaaaatatgcaaaatctctcgtgcttgggagggggtatccccctcccaaaccctccccctctatacctctttccctagctaagtacactttttagatttacaaaaaattctgaataattctgagtgcacaagacttttcactaatattccgaaaactgaaggttccctcatgtataaggggaatttccctttttaatcgaccctttcctccctcagcccccccccccatcagttttttttttgtttgttttttgtttttttattacccaaatgttgattccatcaaatatgcgtattatgcgtatacgagatatctcaatttcaaccttaaaaagataaaagctccatcggaagggaagagtggagataacactcgccaacgccttcttcctgctcgccccccccccccccccgccatgcaaagaagtagactgtggctataccaagatcgctttatttcaattctaaaaacgcaaaagctccgcgagcgggagggggaatcccccttcccctaaattctacctcactagactttatacatacgcacagatggtgcacattcggaataagagctaaattccgtgattttaacacttcgatgaaaaagtgttgcaccaaaaatttgcaccagatcgctgaatttcaggtctgaaaacgcaaaatcaccttcgagtgggaggggatatgcccctatctacacccttgtgtgcatgctttttctgtttgattgctgaacagacagcgttcatgatattcagtgtaagaattaatacaagaagattagcgtgtttgaattatactgttttataggcaaattgttcaataataatctacactaaaatatacggcaaccttaaacaagtgggactgtttcaactcgttaaaacacgcaaaaacatgcatcaaattgcaccatttgcaacatcaaaatgcaaaaagttctcaccgtaggaggggggacacccccctcccacaccctcccctaccccctcgctcgctccgctcgctcgggttcagtcgagttcgtgatatacagtgaaaagaattaatacaagaagtgtatctaaattatatcatttttataggcaaattgttcaataataatctacactaaaatatactgctaccttaaacaagtgggactgtttcacgtcgataaaacacgcaaaaacatgcatcaaattgcaccatttgcaaaatcaaaatgtaaaaacttctcaccgtgggagggggaaaacccccctcccacaccctcccctaccccctcgctcgctccgctcgctcgggttcactcgcgttcatgatattcagtgaaaagaattaatacaagaagtgtactggaattataccattttatagacagattgttcaataataatctacactaaaatatactgcaatcttaaacaagtgggactgtttcacgtcgtttaaacacgcaaatacatgcatcaaattgcaccatttgcaaaatcaaaatgtaaaaagttatcacggtgggagggggtttctccctccccctcccctaccccttcgctcgctccgctcgctccgctcgctcgggttcagtcgcgctcatgatattcagtgaagagaattgatacaagaagtgtatttgaattataccattttataggcaaattgttcaataataatctacactaaatttatatatactgctaccttaaacaagtgggactgtttcacgtcgataaaacgcgcaaaaacatgcatcaaattgcaccatttgcaacatcaaaatgcaaaaagttcttatcgtgggaggggggacacaccctcccctcccccctcgctcgctccgctcgctcgggttcagtcgcgttcatgttattcagtgaaaagaatcaatacaataagtgtattggaattataccattttataggcaaattgttcaataataatctacactaaaatatactgcaatcttaaacaagtgggactgtttcacgtcgttaaaacacgcaaaaacatgcatcaaaattgcaccatttgcaaaatcaaaatgtaaaaagttctcaccgtgggaggggggaaacccccctcccacaccctcccctcccccctcgctcgctccgctcgctcaggTTCAGtcacgttcatgatattcagtgaaaagaattaatacaagaagtgtatctaaattataccattttataggcaaattgttcaacaataatctacactaaaatatactgctaccataaacaagtgggactgtttcacgtcgataaaaagcgcaaaaacatgcatcaaattgcaccatttgcaacatcaaaatgcaaaaagttcttaccgtgggaggggggacaccccctcccaaacactcccctcccccctcgctcgctccgctcgctcgggttcagtcgcgttcatgatattcagtgaacagaattaatacaagaggtgtatttaaattataccatgttataggcaaattgttcaataataatctacactaaaatatactgctaccttaaacaagtgggactgtttcacgtcgataaaacgcgcaaaaacatgc encodes:
- the LOC140246536 gene encoding uncharacterized protein, translated to MGLSSAFLNLRTFELLYEYFPDDFAFISGISVISMPIGEALAPALTERILTAYGLHWAVLINGALFLNMFPIGISLKTKSPSKGYEEPTTKSAEEESLLPRSGDHNGFVRNGSLRRGRSSSHGQSNHRSRSSSAEENAGYSLSSALTAVSKFTHLDVLAKEPIFTAFLLPSVSLTYLTICGWTFFVVVYALSEGIEISRGAFLLPAGALGGFLSSCIFCCILCWRESWCPYLYLGSLLLAAFGFFIQVLNSSYIYLLVTSFIIGFGLCGGNVTSEAMIAWLVEPENVPDACNPFLFVIGLAYLFSGYMTGFVQDRTHSTKKVFILLGSVLLAASLLGGVAVVIGRKKRTARQNQMRVS